In a genomic window of Sutcliffiella sp. FSL R7-0096:
- a CDS encoding glycosyltransferase family 2 protein produces MISTFNDGHYLDRAIQSVINQTYSTWELLIIDDGSNDDTQLRVEKYCPNPSIKLIKNEKNIGKAASLNHALKIAKGEWVLELDSDDWLEETCLEKVGEHVKQHGETALIYGRYVEWIERKRDKQLFRGKVVKFSLPNEASKYLDKPFPIAPRVYKLEVLKQMGGWTCSDSSYGRYFEDVYMICTFLHNKLEITSIKEPLYNRRLRKGSISDLSQEKFLEWRKWFYDKWKM; encoded by the coding sequence GTGATAAGCACCTTTAATGATGGTCATTATCTTGATCGGGCGATTCAAAGTGTAATCAACCAAACCTATTCGACATGGGAACTTCTGATAATAGACGATGGTTCTAATGATGATACACAATTAAGGGTGGAGAAATATTGCCCTAATCCTTCCATAAAGCTTATAAAAAATGAGAAAAATATCGGAAAAGCTGCTAGTTTAAATCATGCTTTGAAAATAGCAAAAGGTGAATGGGTATTAGAATTGGATTCTGATGATTGGTTAGAGGAGACATGCTTGGAAAAGGTTGGTGAACATGTTAAGCAACACGGAGAAACAGCTCTGATTTACGGTCGTTATGTAGAATGGATAGAAAGAAAGAGAGACAAGCAACTCTTCCGGGGGAAAGTTGTAAAGTTTTCATTACCTAATGAAGCGAGTAAGTATTTAGATAAACCCTTTCCGATTGCCCCGAGAGTATACAAGTTGGAAGTCTTAAAGCAGATGGGAGGCTGGACTTGTTCTGACTCGTCTTATGGTAGGTATTTTGAAGATGTCTATATGATCTGCACGTTCCTCCATAATAAATTAGAAATAACATCAATAAAAGAGCCTCTCTATAATAGACGTTTGCGAAAAGGGAGCATTTCTGATCTTTCACAAGAAAAGTTTCTTGAATGGAGGAAATGGTTCTACGATAAATGGAAAATGTAA
- a CDS encoding O-fucosyltransferase family protein → MAEKKYLLIKAWGAGFWSDIEHVMGQMLFSEISGRIPIVYWGEGSNYASDNPIEEDAFSLFFKPLSQYKVNNIENKSLSFYPKRFKFNNLRSFMRRDKTEKNITADWLKKTENVIVSRHHCSLNQLRKIIPEGNKLFHKSNEEIYSYLYKKYLKILPTIQKDIDTFESKNFKNKHILAVHIRGTDKIAEVPNLLELHQQFPQAINDYFKMQPTAYLFLMTESQEILNQYKNLYGSKLIYTKCLRISNNDQNIYKINYSKNLKGREILIDTILATKCNYFIGSNSNVTNAVIRLGNWSAKKYRLIK, encoded by the coding sequence TTGGCGGAAAAAAAGTATCTATTGATTAAAGCTTGGGGTGCTGGGTTTTGGTCTGATATAGAACATGTTATGGGACAAATGTTATTTTCAGAGATTTCAGGGAGAATCCCAATTGTATATTGGGGTGAAGGGTCCAACTATGCTTCCGACAATCCAATAGAAGAAGATGCATTTTCATTGTTCTTTAAACCATTATCACAATATAAGGTAAACAACATAGAAAATAAAAGTCTCTCCTTCTACCCAAAGAGGTTTAAATTTAACAATCTCAGATCTTTTATGAGACGTGATAAGACAGAAAAAAATATAACTGCAGATTGGCTAAAAAAAACTGAGAACGTAATAGTTAGCAGACATCATTGTTCTCTAAATCAATTAAGAAAAATAATTCCAGAAGGTAATAAGTTATTTCATAAAAGTAATGAGGAAATCTATAGCTATTTATACAAAAAATATTTAAAAATACTTCCAACAATCCAGAAAGATATAGACACTTTTGAAAGTAAGAATTTTAAGAATAAGCATATCTTGGCAGTGCATATAAGGGGAACTGATAAAATAGCTGAAGTTCCAAATTTACTAGAGCTTCATCAACAATTTCCCCAGGCTATAAATGATTATTTCAAAATGCAGCCTACAGCATATTTATTTTTGATGACTGAATCCCAAGAAATACTAAATCAATATAAAAATCTTTATGGAAGTAAATTAATATATACTAAATGTTTACGAATTTCAAATAATGACCAAAACATTTATAAAATAAACTATAGTAAAAATTTGAAGGGGAGAGAAATACTAATAGATACAATTCTTGCTACAAAATGTAATTACTTCATTGGTAGCAACTCGAATGTAACTAATGCGGTTATACGTTTAGGAAATTGGTCAGCTAAAAAGTATAGGTTGATAAAATGA